In one window of Fictibacillus phosphorivorans DNA:
- a CDS encoding YuiB family protein: protein MDLLLPQFIISMLLFMVLFFGIGFLFNMLLRATWFMVILYPIVVIMIVDDIRFFEYFTKPGTSFQLLGSDLLNLSVSDITILACGLIGAILSGIAIKMLRVRGYQMF, encoded by the coding sequence ATGGATTTGCTATTGCCGCAATTCATTATTTCAATGTTGCTTTTTATGGTTCTATTCTTTGGAATCGGTTTCTTGTTTAACATGCTTTTACGTGCTACTTGGTTTATGGTTATTCTATATCCAATAGTCGTCATAATGATCGTAGATGACATTCGTTTCTTCGAGTATTTTACTAAGCCAGGTACGAGCTTTCAGCTACTTGGAAGTGATCTTTTGAATTTGTCAGTATCGGATATTACGATACTTGCTTGTGGATTGATCGGTGCGATTCTTTCTGGAATTGCTATCAAGATGCTTCGAGTACGCGGATATCAAATGTTTTAA
- a CDS encoding YuiA family protein: MRKHAIQKKHDQCPYCEGKGYFQLLLGGSETCVECCGSGKKRA; this comes from the coding sequence ATGAGAAAACATGCGATTCAGAAAAAACATGATCAATGTCCATACTGTGAGGGGAAAGGTTATTTTCAGCTCTTGCTTGGAGGATCTGAAACGTGTGTAGAATGCTGCGGAAGCGGCAAAAAAAGAGCTTAA
- a CDS encoding NUDIX domain-containing protein, whose amino-acid sequence MTKKDRGNVWLAAAGLLIDEYGRWLVVKKNYGGLKGKWSIPAGFVDAGETVDEAAVREVYEETGIVGEVNTILGIRSGVIRETISDNMVVFLLRKKHGDLSQHSSEIETAAFMTPEELRADPDTSLMIHFFLDNKVKFLEDNINPGDVFGYTTYKIMDCR is encoded by the coding sequence ATGACTAAAAAAGACAGAGGAAACGTTTGGCTTGCTGCGGCTGGCTTATTGATCGACGAGTATGGAAGATGGCTAGTCGTGAAAAAAAACTACGGTGGACTGAAAGGGAAGTGGTCTATCCCAGCTGGCTTTGTAGATGCTGGGGAAACCGTGGACGAAGCTGCTGTAAGAGAAGTGTATGAAGAGACAGGAATCGTTGGAGAAGTGAATACCATACTTGGTATCCGCTCGGGTGTTATTAGAGAAACAATCAGTGATAATATGGTTGTCTTCTTATTAAGAAAAAAGCATGGAGATCTTTCACAGCATTCAAGTGAAATTGAAACAGCTGCGTTCATGACGCCTGAAGAACTGAGAGCTGATCCTGATACATCATTAATGATTCACTTTTTTTTAGATAATAAAGTGAAGTTCCTAGAAGATAACATTAATCCTGGTGATGTGTTCGGCTATACGACTTATAAGATAATGGATTGTAGATAA
- a CDS encoding NAD(P)/FAD-dependent oxidoreductase gives MSKPKILILGGGYGGIMSAVRLQKELGSDEAEITLVNKHNYHYQTTWLHENAAGTLHHDKTRIMIDNIIDMNKVNFVQDTVKEIKKDEKLVILDNQELTYDYLIIALGSDPETFGIQGLKENAFSIRSINSVRKIREHIDYSFARYNNEGQPDELITIVVGGAGFTGIEFVGELADRVPELCREYDIPREKVRIVNIEAAPTVLPGFDEELVEYAINNLERRGVEFLVSTPIKECNEDGVILANGEEIKAATIVWTGGVRGNHLVEEAGFETMRGRVKVDKDLRMPGFDYIFVAGDCALIIDEEANRPYPPTAQIAIQQAYTIGRNIKALMNGGKLEEFKPDIKGTVASLGKGEAIGKVGNKKLFGATASAMKKVIDNRYLFLLGGVPMVIKKGKLKLF, from the coding sequence ATGAGTAAGCCAAAAATTTTAATATTAGGCGGCGGCTATGGCGGAATTATGTCAGCTGTACGTTTACAAAAAGAGCTTGGTTCTGACGAAGCGGAAATCACGCTAGTAAACAAACATAACTATCATTATCAAACAACGTGGCTTCATGAGAATGCGGCTGGAACATTACATCATGACAAAACACGTATCATGATCGATAACATAATCGATATGAACAAAGTGAACTTTGTTCAAGATACGGTAAAAGAAATTAAAAAAGATGAAAAACTTGTTATCCTTGATAATCAAGAATTAACATACGACTACTTAATTATTGCTCTTGGTTCTGACCCTGAAACGTTTGGTATCCAAGGCCTTAAAGAAAATGCATTCAGCATTCGCAGCATCAATTCTGTTCGTAAAATTCGTGAGCATATCGACTATTCTTTTGCTCGTTACAATAACGAAGGACAACCTGATGAACTTATTACAATCGTAGTAGGTGGAGCTGGATTTACAGGAATTGAATTCGTTGGTGAACTTGCTGACCGTGTTCCTGAGCTTTGCCGTGAGTATGATATTCCTCGTGAAAAAGTTCGTATCGTAAACATTGAGGCTGCTCCAACAGTACTTCCTGGATTTGATGAAGAACTTGTTGAGTATGCGATCAATAACCTAGAACGTCGTGGCGTTGAATTCCTTGTAAGCACACCGATCAAAGAGTGTAATGAAGATGGTGTAATCCTTGCTAATGGTGAAGAGATCAAAGCTGCTACAATCGTTTGGACTGGTGGAGTACGTGGTAACCACCTAGTTGAAGAAGCTGGTTTCGAAACGATGCGCGGACGCGTTAAAGTAGACAAAGATCTTCGTATGCCTGGATTTGATTATATTTTTGTTGCAGGAGACTGTGCACTTATCATCGATGAGGAAGCAAACCGTCCATATCCTCCAACTGCTCAAATCGCTATTCAACAAGCTTATACAATCGGCCGTAACATCAAAGCATTGATGAACGGTGGAAAACTTGAAGAATTTAAGCCTGATATTAAAGGAACAGTTGCGTCCCTTGGTAAAGGTGAAGCGATCGGTAAAGTTGGAAACAAGAAATTATTTGGTGCAACTGCATCGGCAATGAAAAAAGTAATCGATAACCGCTACCTGTTCTTACTTGGTGGGGTACCGATGGTTATTAAAAAAGGTAAATTAAAACTGTTTTAA
- a CDS encoding NAD(P)/FAD-dependent oxidoreductase, which produces MTKEIYDITIIGGGPSGLFAAFYGGMRQMKVKIIESMPQLGGQLSALYPEKYIYDVAGFPKVLAQDLVNNLKEQAMQFNPTVVLEESVQNVEKNEEIFELTTDKSVHYTKAVLITAGVGAFQPRRLELTTAQQYEGKNLHYFVNDLNAFAGKRVLVCGGGDSALDWSLMLEPICPEITLTHRRDKFRAHEHSVEQLMNSKVAVKTPYQIKELIGDGEMISAVVLENGDVKETVEVDAVVVNYGFISSLGPIKTWGLDIQKNSIIVNSKMETNIKGIYAAGDVCTYDGKVKLIASGFGEAPTAINNAKSYIDPNAKTQPLHSTSLF; this is translated from the coding sequence ATGACAAAAGAAATTTACGATATCACGATTATTGGTGGAGGACCTTCAGGTTTGTTTGCCGCATTCTATGGTGGCATGCGTCAGATGAAGGTGAAGATTATTGAGAGCATGCCTCAACTAGGCGGTCAGTTATCTGCTCTTTATCCTGAAAAGTACATATATGATGTTGCTGGTTTTCCTAAAGTCCTTGCTCAAGATCTCGTTAACAACCTTAAAGAGCAAGCGATGCAGTTCAACCCAACCGTCGTCTTAGAAGAATCGGTTCAAAACGTGGAGAAAAACGAAGAAATCTTTGAGTTAACAACAGATAAAAGTGTTCATTACACTAAAGCAGTATTAATTACAGCTGGCGTAGGTGCATTTCAACCACGTCGTTTAGAATTAACGACCGCTCAACAATATGAGGGTAAAAATCTGCATTATTTCGTAAACGATCTGAACGCATTTGCAGGAAAACGTGTCTTAGTTTGTGGTGGAGGAGATTCTGCTCTAGATTGGTCATTGATGCTTGAGCCTATCTGTCCAGAAATCACTTTAACTCATAGACGTGATAAATTTCGTGCTCACGAACATAGTGTTGAACAGTTAATGAATTCAAAAGTTGCTGTGAAGACGCCTTATCAAATAAAAGAGCTGATCGGTGATGGAGAAATGATCTCAGCCGTTGTTTTAGAAAATGGAGATGTTAAAGAAACGGTTGAAGTGGACGCAGTTGTCGTAAACTATGGTTTCATCTCATCTCTCGGTCCTATTAAAACGTGGGGCTTAGATATTCAAAAAAATTCAATCATAGTGAATTCCAAAATGGAAACAAATATTAAAGGGATTTATGCGGCTGGTGATGTATGTACGTATGATGGCAAAGTAAAGTTGATCGCTTCAGGTTTCGGAGAAGCGCCTACAGCCATTAATAATGCTAAATCTTATATCGATCCAAACGCGAAGACTCAACCTTTGCATAGCACAAGCTTATTCTAA
- a CDS encoding HesB/IscA family protein — MTMIVEITESAASRIKEMLAGEEDQNQFLRVAVKGGGCTGLSYGMGFDSDKSDSDQEEMIEGIRVVVDEESAKVLKGTVVDFKQNMMGGGFTITNPNAIASCGCGSSFRTASNAGTPEEC; from the coding sequence ATCACGATGATCGTTGAAATAACAGAAAGTGCAGCGAGTAGGATCAAAGAAATGCTTGCTGGTGAAGAAGATCAAAATCAATTTCTACGTGTAGCGGTTAAAGGCGGCGGATGTACAGGTCTATCTTATGGTATGGGTTTTGATAGTGATAAAAGTGATTCAGACCAAGAAGAGATGATTGAAGGAATCCGAGTAGTAGTGGATGAAGAAAGTGCGAAAGTTCTAAAAGGAACAGTAGTCGACTTTAAACAGAACATGATGGGTGGAGGATTTACGATTACGAATCCAAACGCTATTGCATCATGTGGCTGCGGATCATCATTCCGTACAGCTTCAAACGCTGGTACACCAGAAGAATGTTAA
- a CDS encoding aspartyl-phosphate phosphatase Spo0E family protein — MRATIPAARLEKIEQLEALRNKMIQAANALGLQHPMVLNYSRKIDETHNKIMEMQQKDN, encoded by the coding sequence ATGAGAGCCACAATACCAGCCGCTAGACTTGAAAAGATCGAACAATTAGAGGCATTGCGCAATAAAATGATACAGGCGGCGAACGCGTTAGGTCTGCAGCATCCAATGGTTTTAAATTATAGTAGAAAAATTGATGAGACCCATAATAAGATTATGGAGATGCAGCAAAAAGATAATTAA
- the mqnE gene encoding aminofutalosine synthase MqnE, producing the protein MANILTLDTRMEAIAEKVNHGERLSIEDGLYLYETNDLLSVASLANEVNTRKNGDNVYFIENLYINPTNVCEATCSFCGFKRKPGEEGAYTMNDEQLLSYVEKRWNDNIREFHIVGGHNHEVPFDYYLDTIRTLKKHYPQVTVKAYTGAEIEFFSRIAGLSMKEVLEELIKAGLDTMPGGGAEILTERYRLKMSPDKASTDQWLEAHEIAHGLGLKTHATMLYGSIETKEERLIHMDRLRQLQDSTNGFMVFIPLAMQPRTQSMGLIRRTSAFDDMRTIAISRLMLDNFDHIKAYWINIGVQLTQMALTFGSSDIHGTLIEERISHAVGALTSSGITRKELVHLIKTANKVPVERDTFYNIIQKY; encoded by the coding sequence ATGGCAAATATATTAACGCTAGACACGCGTATGGAGGCAATCGCTGAAAAGGTTAATCACGGTGAGCGCCTTTCTATTGAAGACGGGTTATACCTATATGAAACGAATGATCTTTTGAGCGTCGCTTCTTTAGCAAATGAGGTAAACACGCGTAAGAACGGCGACAACGTTTATTTCATCGAAAACTTGTACATCAATCCGACAAACGTTTGTGAAGCTACTTGTAGTTTCTGTGGATTTAAGCGTAAGCCTGGTGAAGAAGGCGCTTATACGATGAACGATGAGCAGTTGTTGAGTTATGTTGAAAAACGATGGAACGATAATATTCGAGAGTTTCATATCGTTGGTGGCCATAATCATGAAGTGCCATTTGATTATTATCTGGATACCATTCGTACTTTAAAGAAACATTATCCTCAAGTTACGGTTAAAGCTTATACAGGTGCTGAAATCGAGTTCTTCTCTAGAATTGCTGGCCTATCAATGAAAGAAGTATTAGAAGAATTGATTAAAGCCGGTCTCGATACGATGCCAGGTGGTGGTGCTGAGATTCTTACAGAACGCTATCGTTTAAAGATGAGCCCAGACAAAGCATCTACTGATCAGTGGTTAGAGGCACATGAAATCGCTCATGGTCTTGGTTTAAAAACACATGCAACTATGTTATATGGATCTATTGAGACAAAAGAAGAACGTCTCATTCATATGGACCGTTTGCGCCAACTTCAAGATTCAACGAATGGCTTTATGGTATTTATCCCACTAGCTATGCAGCCTCGTACACAATCCATGGGGTTGATAAGAAGAACTTCAGCTTTTGATGATATGAGAACCATCGCAATCAGCCGACTGATGCTTGATAACTTTGACCACATCAAAGCCTATTGGATCAATATTGGCGTTCAATTAACTCAGATGGCATTAACGTTCGGTTCTAGTGACATCCACGGAACGTTGATCGAGGAAAGAATCTCTCATGCTGTTGGAGCCTTAACATCATCAGGTATTACACGTAAAGAACTCGTACACTTGATCAAAACAGCTAACAAAGTTCCTGTAGAACGCGATACATTTTATAACATCATCCAAAAATATTAA
- a CDS encoding NAD(P)H-dependent oxidoreductase produces MNKEAKKQEILEAFQFRHATKEFDPEKKISDDDFAFILETGRLSPSSFGFEPWRFVVIQNPELREKLKPVSWGAQKQLPTASHYVVMLARTAEDMVYDSEYIEHMMTEVKKLPKEAYEAISGFYKTFLESDFKLLGNDRAMFDWAAKQVYIALGNMMTAAAHIGIDSCPIEGFDQEKVQAILEKEGVLEGGNFEVAVMVGFGYRVNEPRPKVRQNMDDVVKWIK; encoded by the coding sequence ATGAATAAAGAAGCTAAAAAACAAGAGATTTTAGAGGCATTCCAGTTCAGACATGCGACAAAGGAATTCGATCCAGAGAAGAAAATTTCAGATGACGATTTTGCATTTATTTTAGAAACAGGACGTCTCTCACCGAGTTCTTTTGGTTTTGAGCCTTGGCGTTTTGTTGTTATTCAAAACCCAGAACTACGTGAGAAATTGAAGCCTGTTTCATGGGGAGCACAAAAGCAATTACCGACAGCTAGTCACTATGTCGTGATGCTTGCACGAACTGCAGAGGATATGGTTTATGATTCAGAATACATTGAGCATATGATGACAGAAGTGAAGAAGCTTCCGAAAGAAGCTTATGAAGCGATCAGCGGATTCTATAAGACATTCTTAGAATCTGATTTTAAGCTTCTTGGAAACGATCGTGCTATGTTCGATTGGGCGGCTAAGCAAGTCTATATTGCATTAGGAAATATGATGACAGCTGCTGCACATATTGGTATCGATTCTTGCCCAATTGAAGGATTTGATCAAGAGAAAGTTCAGGCTATTTTAGAAAAAGAAGGAGTGCTTGAAGGCGGAAACTTTGAGGTAGCTGTTATGGTAGGATTCGGCTATCGCGTTAACGAACCCCGTCCAAAAGTTCGTCAAAATATGGACGATGTTGTGAAATGGATAAAATAA
- a CDS encoding winged helix-turn-helix transcriptional regulator — protein MNNQQFDLSSWQSHGYSCPVEATLDIIGGKWKSVILYHLIDGEIRFNELKRLVPGITQRMLTLQLRELERDGIIHREVYKQVPPKVEYSLTSFGETLIPIIKSMLQWGIEHTDKIVQYREQAEVKD, from the coding sequence ATGAATAATCAGCAATTCGACCTTTCCAGTTGGCAATCTCACGGCTATTCCTGTCCAGTCGAAGCAACTCTTGATATTATAGGAGGTAAGTGGAAAAGCGTAATTTTGTATCACTTGATTGATGGAGAGATACGTTTTAATGAACTAAAGCGTCTTGTACCTGGAATTACACAGAGGATGCTTACTCTACAATTACGTGAATTGGAGCGTGACGGCATCATACACCGAGAAGTTTATAAACAAGTCCCTCCAAAAGTGGAATATTCTTTAACGTCGTTTGGTGAAACACTAATCCCTATTATTAAATCCATGCTTCAATGGGGAATTGAACATACTGACAAAATCGTTCAATATCGTGAGCAGGCTGAAGTTAAGGACTAA
- the dapF gene encoding diaminopimelate epimerase, producing MDMLKFTKMHGLGNNYIYINMFEETIDEADLPRLAAEVSNPYTGIGSDGMILICPSKLAPVKMRIFNNDGSEAKNCGNGLRCVAKYAYENDLVRETEFQIETLGGLVTAKVTTDNNKKVSLVTVNMGNPILQPQQIPVTGFNHLQQVVNEEVSFGDTPLKLTAVSMGNPHAVFFVDSIEDAPLHSLGPIIEKDSMFPDWVNAEFVEVVSESEMHFRVWERGSGITQACGTGACAAAVAAVLNKKAERNTDITVHLAGGDLIINWKENGDVWMTGPAEIICTGEYHNNR from the coding sequence ATGGATATGTTGAAATTCACAAAAATGCATGGATTAGGCAATAATTACATCTATATAAACATGTTTGAAGAGACAATTGATGAAGCTGATCTGCCGAGGTTAGCAGCGGAAGTTTCAAATCCTTACACGGGCATCGGGTCAGATGGAATGATCTTGATCTGCCCAAGCAAGTTAGCTCCAGTTAAAATGCGAATCTTTAATAATGATGGTTCTGAAGCCAAAAATTGTGGAAATGGACTTCGTTGTGTAGCTAAATATGCGTATGAAAACGACTTAGTAAGAGAAACCGAATTTCAGATTGAAACACTTGGTGGACTCGTAACTGCAAAAGTAACAACAGATAACAATAAAAAAGTATCACTTGTTACGGTTAATATGGGTAATCCCATCCTTCAACCTCAACAAATTCCTGTTACTGGATTTAACCACCTCCAACAAGTGGTGAATGAGGAAGTGTCATTTGGCGATACACCATTAAAACTAACTGCTGTATCAATGGGTAACCCGCATGCGGTGTTCTTTGTAGATAGCATTGAGGATGCACCTTTGCATTCCCTGGGTCCTATCATCGAAAAAGACTCGATGTTCCCTGATTGGGTAAACGCAGAGTTTGTTGAAGTGGTTTCTGAAAGTGAAATGCACTTTAGGGTTTGGGAAAGAGGATCAGGTATTACACAAGCATGTGGTACTGGAGCATGTGCAGCCGCTGTAGCTGCTGTTCTAAATAAAAAAGCTGAAAGAAATACAGATATTACCGTTCACTTAGCAGGCGGAGATCTTATCATCAATTGGAAAGAAAATGGAGATGTTTGGATGACCGGTCCAGCGGAAATAATCTGTACGGGTGAATATCATAATAACAGGTAG
- a CDS encoding ECF transporter S component, translating into MQKGKIKQMVAVSMLSTIAYVLMMLDFPFPGLPPFLKIDFSEVPALLAAIIFGPAAGVMVEAIKNVLHYGIVGSFTGVPVGQLANFVAGILFILPVSYLFRKKNSVKRLSAGLILGTILMTFMMGLLNYLIILPAYTWFLGADPMSSQMMLDLILKGITPFNLIKGTIITLLFVALYNRMQPWVMKQIAQQA; encoded by the coding sequence ATGCAAAAGGGAAAGATTAAACAAATGGTAGCGGTATCGATGCTCAGTACGATTGCTTATGTGCTGATGATGCTCGACTTTCCGTTCCCTGGGTTACCTCCATTCTTAAAGATCGACTTTAGTGAGGTACCTGCACTTCTAGCTGCGATTATTTTTGGACCAGCGGCAGGAGTGATGGTTGAAGCTATAAAAAATGTTCTACACTACGGAATTGTAGGGAGTTTTACGGGAGTACCCGTTGGCCAATTAGCGAACTTTGTGGCTGGTATTCTTTTCATTCTTCCAGTATCCTACTTATTCCGCAAAAAGAATTCTGTTAAACGTCTTTCAGCGGGCTTGATCTTAGGAACGATTTTGATGACATTTATGATGGGACTGCTCAACTACCTGATCATCTTACCAGCTTATACGTGGTTCCTTGGTGCTGATCCGATGTCTAGCCAGATGATGCTTGATCTTATATTAAAAGGTATAACACCGTTTAACTTGATAAAAGGTACGATCATTACACTGTTATTCGTAGCATTATACAACCGAATGCAGCCATGGGTGATGAAACAGATCGCTCAGCAGGCTTAA
- a CDS encoding NupC/NupG family nucleoside CNT transporter, translating into MQILWGLGGMLVLLVIAFLLSQNKKAINWRTVIGALAIQVAFALIVLKWDAGKQALQGVSQKVSNVVAYANEGITFLFGSMIPAEGKGFIFAFQVLTVIIFFSSLISVLYYLGIMQWVVRILGGALSKLLKTSKAESMSATANIFLGQTEAPLVIRPYMNRLTQSELFAVMVGGLASVAGSVLIGYYLLGVPLEYLIAASFMCAPAGLAIAKIIVPETEEPETMGEIKLERDKDTVNVIDAAAKGAGDGLQIALNVGAMLLAFIALIALVNGILGGIGGWFGYEITLQQILGYIFAPIAFVIGVPWEEAVKAGTFIGQKIVLNEFVAYSSFAPQIPDLMPKTVAVVSFALCGFANLSSIAILLGGLGAMAPSRRPDIARLGMRAVIAATIANLLSGAIAGMFIL; encoded by the coding sequence ATGCAAATTTTATGGGGATTAGGTGGTATGCTCGTTCTTCTTGTAATCGCATTCTTACTTTCTCAAAATAAGAAAGCGATTAACTGGAGAACAGTAATTGGTGCACTAGCAATTCAAGTTGCTTTTGCATTGATCGTTCTTAAATGGGATGCTGGTAAACAAGCATTGCAAGGCGTCTCACAAAAAGTTTCAAACGTTGTTGCTTATGCAAACGAAGGGATCACTTTCTTGTTTGGAAGTATGATTCCTGCAGAAGGAAAAGGGTTTATCTTTGCGTTCCAAGTTTTAACCGTTATCATTTTCTTCTCTTCTCTAATTTCAGTTCTTTACTATCTAGGTATCATGCAATGGGTGGTAAGAATCTTAGGTGGAGCTTTATCTAAACTTTTAAAAACAAGTAAAGCAGAATCAATGAGTGCTACTGCCAACATTTTCTTAGGCCAGACAGAAGCACCTCTCGTTATTCGTCCTTATATGAACCGTCTTACTCAATCTGAACTTTTTGCTGTTATGGTAGGTGGACTAGCATCCGTAGCAGGTTCTGTATTGATTGGTTATTATCTGTTAGGTGTACCATTGGAATACTTAATCGCAGCAAGCTTTATGTGTGCTCCTGCAGGACTTGCGATCGCTAAGATCATTGTTCCTGAAACAGAAGAGCCTGAAACAATGGGTGAGATCAAATTAGAACGTGACAAAGATACAGTAAACGTTATCGACGCAGCAGCAAAAGGTGCTGGAGATGGACTTCAAATCGCACTTAACGTTGGAGCAATGCTACTAGCTTTTATCGCACTTATCGCTCTAGTAAACGGAATCCTTGGCGGTATCGGTGGCTGGTTCGGTTATGAGATCACACTTCAACAAATTCTAGGTTATATTTTCGCTCCAATCGCATTTGTAATTGGTGTACCTTGGGAAGAAGCGGTTAAAGCTGGTACGTTTATCGGTCAAAAGATCGTGTTGAACGAGTTCGTAGCTTATTCTTCATTCGCACCTCAAATTCCTGACTTAATGCCGAAAACGGTAGCGGTTGTAAGTTTCGCACTTTGTGGTTTCGCGAACCTTTCTTCAATCGCAATCCTTTTAGGTGGTCTTGGAGCAATGGCGCCTAGCCGTCGTCCAGACATCGCAAGACTTGGAATGCGCGCTGTAATCGCAGCTACAATTGCAAACTTACTAAGCGGTGCAATTGCAGGTATGTTCATTCTATAA
- a CDS encoding YuzB family protein — MRPIIEFCVSNLASGAQKALEELEKDYDLDVIEYGCLGYCGHCAKSMFALVNGDIVHGETSDELVKNIYTHIEENGMF; from the coding sequence ATGAGACCGATTATAGAGTTTTGTGTAAGTAATTTAGCAAGTGGTGCACAAAAAGCGCTCGAAGAACTTGAAAAAGACTATGATCTTGATGTTATTGAGTATGGTTGTCTGGGCTATTGTGGACACTGTGCTAAATCGATGTTTGCTCTCGTAAACGGAGATATCGTTCATGGAGAAACATCAGATGAACTTGTGAAAAATATTTACACTCATATAGAAGAAAACGGAATGTTTTAA
- a CDS encoding NAD(P)/FAD-dependent oxidoreductase codes for MKHLVLLGGGYGNMRVLKRLLNSSDLPENIQLTLIDRVPYHCLKTEYYALAAGTISDHHVRVTFPDHPRLNIKYGEVTSIDVKEKKVLLKDQDAVAYDDLVIGLGCEDKYHNVPGADQFTLSIQTIDKSRQTYQILNNLHANAVVAVVGAGLSGVELASELRESRPDLAIKLFDRGDMILSAYKKRLSNYVQNWFVEHGVEVINNSNVTKVEEGALYNHDEKVECDAIVWTAGIQPSRIVRDLDVEKDSQGRVVLAEHHHLPTEENVYVVGDCASLPYAPSAQLAEEQAEQIAQVLLARWNDQPLPEMNEIKLKGVMGSLGKKSGFGTMGSTALIGRVPRLLKSGILWLYKYQV; via the coding sequence ATGAAACACCTCGTTTTACTTGGCGGAGGATATGGAAATATGCGTGTGTTAAAGAGACTTCTTAATTCCTCAGACCTCCCTGAAAACATTCAGCTTACGCTTATTGATCGTGTGCCTTATCATTGTTTGAAGACCGAATATTACGCACTTGCTGCAGGTACTATATCTGATCATCATGTTCGTGTAACCTTTCCAGACCACCCTCGCCTGAATATTAAATACGGCGAAGTTACATCAATTGATGTAAAAGAAAAGAAAGTTCTATTAAAAGACCAAGATGCTGTTGCATATGATGATTTAGTTATCGGCCTAGGTTGCGAAGATAAATATCATAATGTTCCCGGTGCTGACCAATTTACGCTTAGCATCCAGACCATTGATAAATCTCGTCAAACGTATCAAATTCTTAACAACTTGCATGCTAATGCAGTTGTTGCAGTAGTTGGTGCCGGACTATCTGGTGTAGAGTTAGCATCAGAACTTCGTGAGAGTCGTCCGGATCTTGCCATTAAACTCTTTGACCGTGGGGATATGATTCTGTCCGCTTATAAGAAGAGACTAAGCAACTATGTACAAAACTGGTTTGTTGAACACGGCGTTGAAGTTATCAATAACTCTAATGTTACTAAAGTTGAAGAAGGCGCTCTTTATAATCATGATGAAAAGGTAGAATGTGATGCGATCGTCTGGACAGCAGGTATACAGCCAAGCCGAATCGTTCGTGATTTGGATGTAGAAAAAGATAGTCAAGGACGAGTTGTTCTTGCTGAACATCATCACCTGCCAACTGAAGAAAATGTCTATGTTGTTGGAGATTGCGCAAGTCTCCCATATGCACCAAGTGCACAATTAGCAGAAGAGCAAGCAGAACAGATCGCACAAGTCCTCCTGGCTCGTTGGAACGATCAGCCTCTTCCTGAGATGAACGAGATCAAACTAAAAGGGGTTATGGGCTCTCTCGGTAAGAAGAGCGGGTTTGGTACGATGGGAAGTACAGCTCTTATTGGAAGAGTTCCGCGTTTATTAAAATCAGGTATCCTTTGGTTATATAAATATCAAGTATAA
- a CDS encoding LSM domain-containing protein: MLNPLKGKSHKDESSSFAGHHHHHYHDLCLEYMGQKVTIELNDGNVYHGQLHSYDQDNMYMIMPGEKADRNSRIIFVGPFFPGFGVFGFPFYRIRRFRPYYW, translated from the coding sequence TTGTTGAACCCTTTAAAAGGTAAAAGTCATAAAGATGAGTCTTCCTCATTTGCAGGACATCATCACCATCATTATCATGATCTTTGTCTCGAGTACATGGGACAGAAAGTTACGATTGAACTGAACGATGGGAATGTATATCACGGTCAATTGCATAGTTATGATCAAGATAATATGTATATGATCATGCCAGGTGAGAAAGCTGATCGAAATAGCCGTATTATTTTTGTAGGGCCGTTCTTTCCAGGCTTCGGTGTATTTGGTTTCCCATTTTACCGCATTCGTCGATTCCGTCCTTATTATTGGTAA